From one Lycium barbarum isolate Lr01 chromosome 6, ASM1917538v2, whole genome shotgun sequence genomic stretch:
- the LOC132600663 gene encoding uncharacterized protein LOC132600663: protein MDSSEFKSELNNLCTENDDPKMKRQVRCQHGVLLIMKISWSHNNPRRRFWSCPFYGVKKCKFFEWRDDPIDERSKFVIHKLIKKMEEQAVELKKKMVEEVGLTKEMEGGESSCIERDVGNENSEMAIGNENVTTNKEMKVLKVEEEMKVSKLEKEMKMMKLEVEKKGRCFTIKKFFFLCIFFGVVIWFIGCS from the exons ATGGATTCCAGTG AGTTCAAATCAGAGTTGAACAATCTTTGTACTGAAAATGACGATCCAAAGATGAAGCGTCAAGTGCGATGCCAGCACGGAGTATTATTAATAATGAAGATTTCTTGGTCTCATAATAATCCGAGAAGAAGATTTTGGTCATGCCCCTTCTATGGG GTTAAGAAATGTAAGTTCTTTGAGTGGAGGGATGATCCTATTGATGAAAGGTCTAAGTTTGTTATTCACAAATTAATTAAGAAAATGGAAGAGCAAGCagtggaattgaagaagaaaatggtGGAAGAAGTTGGTTTGACAAAGGAAATGGAAGGAGGAGAGTCTTCTTGCATTGAAAGAGATGTTGGTAATGAGAATAGTGAAATGGCGATCGGTAATGAGAATGTCACTACAAATAAAGAGATGAAAGTGTTAAaggttgaagaagagatgaaagtgtCAAAGCTTGAAAAAGAGATGAAAATGATGAAGCTTGAAGTAGAGAAGAAGGGTAGATGCTTTACTATTAAGAAGTTTTTCTTTTTGTGTATATTCTTTGGTGTTGTTATTTGGTTTATTGGGTGTTCTTGA